The region GTACCgggatttttcttttacagaaaGAATGGGTGACGGTAAGTTGATTATGGTACTACTAGACATAACCTCTTAAtcaattaaatgaattaaaatcacaatttttgtaatgttttatcaaaacttttaatttcaattttctaatttcaatttatttgtcTTACAGAAGAAGTAATACGCCGGAGATTACTGATAGATGGAGATGGAATTGGAGATGATCGTCGAATAAACATGCTTTTaaagtcatttataaaatGGGCAAATAGTCCAGAAGTAGATAATACTTTACATGAAAGAATGTTATCCCAGTTAGCTCAATGTGAATTTGCACAACGAAAATCCAGACTAGTCTCAAATATGAGtcaagaagaattaaaaagcTATGAACAATTGtcaaaagaaattgaaatacaaatagAGGAGGCTAAGAGGGacatagaaaaaacaaaagcagAATTACAAGATGCAAAACGTGTTAggaaaaatagaatagaatatgACGTACTAGCAAAAGTTATAAATGAGCAGCCAGATAGAGTAGAAACCAATTTAAAACTTGCTACATTATGTGAAGAGTTGAGCAAGTTAAAGGTAAAAACCATTGCACcataataattaagaaagagtttattttatttctataaacttAAAATGATTTTCTTGATGTTTAGGAAAAGTCTAAACAATTAGAACACAAATTGGAAATGAGACGTAAACAATTTCATGTCCTAATATCTTCCATACATTCTTTACAAGGAATGTTAGATGAATGCGatgaggaaataatggatgtaagtttagaaaattatgaagATACAGATACTTCTACAGCtataaaaactgaaacatcttgaaatgaaattattttgtaaatatttataattttataaatgcttTAATATAATAGCATTGCCTTTGtatcttatataaaaattctccttttctttctaaatatattgtataggTTTGCAAACGTAAAGCAATAAAAACACATTTAGTGTTCTCAAACTTTACAAAGTgaaataatatgtatgtacataaaaatatattatccaaTTCTTAGTTTTAACTTGCTAGTTTTTGGAACATGTCTAATAGTTAAAGACAACCTAGTTCCccgttttaatatttctcctTCCGAAAATTTGTCTCCGCATATACTCAAGTTTTTTATCACAGACTTTGAAACAACATCTGTGTCTCTTTCTGCAATTGAGTGCAAGTAATTGTGATATAAGTCTCCTTGGAGAATGAATAGACTCCTACGTTCTAACAGAAAACTGAACTCTAAATTAGGTTGGTGTTgctgaaacaaaattttgcatgtaatttatacacatacatacaactatttttataattatcatcaCAACCTCTGTACTGTCAAGCCTTTTATAGAAATCTAAAAGTGTATGAGAGCCACAACTTATGGTTGTTACAATTGGATGAAAGAGTGGACCATCTGAATGTGcctaataaatacatattataatatgctTTATATCTCGTTATGTATGGATATATATcttgtttaatttgtaactatACCATTATTCCTTGACCAGGTAGATATTCATTAAGTAAAACATGATTAGgtagtttatttttttcaaatatatcacATGATGATActttattaatgtatttttgGAGCCACTGAAaacttattgttaatataataaaatatatgtgtatcagtttattttaatattatataatagattCTTTCTATCGTGAGGACATTAGTTATtacaacaaattattataaatacttacaATTGGTATTTCTTCAGCTATCATGCCTCTTGGGTGAGGAATACCACCCCAATTTTGTAATCTACGATGAGTTAATTGTGTCCACTTTGGTAATGGAGCACTATTcacatattttgttatttcatcttcttcctcttgtgtaataaaatttggaatataAATAGCTAAGTCTGGTACCtataaaaatgtcaaaagtcaaaattattttaagtaaaataaaacataaccTTTAGTAAATAAACTTCATATTAAAACAAACCTCTGGAATCACATTTTCACGAAAAATATGTTTGTGTTCTTCCATTTTTTGATGATTGAAGTAAGGTACTTAAAAAAATGTTCGGGAAATATTCAGATATTGACTTATTACTTATAAAAAggcaaatatttttgaacgCTAGTTTTGTACATGTTCAAACACAATGTATACATCTGTAAATAAAGTCatatatagatttattaaaagaattaaatttctcttttataatgaaattcatatattttctaaatttttttaatttataactttttatgcATTATCGATAATATACAACATTAATCGAAAAGCTTTTgttcttaaatttttaaaacttcaTACATATGAAAGAACCAACCCTTTTTCTTATGAATCCATAAGCGTTTAATAATTAAGTTGTTTCCTTTCTAATCAATATTATATTCCATTCCATAATAAATTAagagttaattattttttttcatagaaatacaatatttcGTGTCTTCAtgatattaaaagatattatctTACTGAACATGTAGATGCAAACGCCAGAAATTGCTTAGAAATGCATTTGCGTAAAATCAATCTTATGGAAGGGAATATCCTTCACACAACTGTATGTAAAACACAACTCCTTAAATACATAGCGACGTAAAACGATCTCTCCACCCCATTATGTTAAACTtgtcaatttaaataaataaagaagaaagatggaTAAGAATCgggcaataaataaaatggataACAAGGAATTAAAACTTGTTCATCAGGTATATATATCCTTCAAGTTCTACTGCGTCTTTAAAATTGTATcaactattattaatattagcaaaatatttattatctaatgaATATAAACacacaaattttatagttCCTTATAGACCATGATTTTGAAAATACTGCCGATGCATTGATGGTAGAAGCAACAATAAAAGGTTTTAAACATCTTAAGAATGATTTGCAGACCGAAGGCGAAAAGTACGAAAATTGTTACGAACAATTAATGTTCAGCTATAAAACAGGAGATTGGAAAACATTCTTCaacgtataataaaaaatattgatcaaatatattatattacatgtaataagaaatataatttgttggAACTTTCTATTTCTAGTTATGGAATTTGATAGTACCTGAAGATGCTAAACAAACGAAagcttgtaaaattttaatgttacatatatatgtgtattttgCAATGTTACCTAAACACATGTTAATGTTACattggtataaaaaaaaaggtattTATAACACTCAATATATGTAAagagtaaatataaattttatattcttaaaaaattaaaaatcttattttttaaatcattcaGATAAAACACAAGCAGCTGTAAGTGATCTTGTGACATCATCTAATCAACAAGATTCTGAATGTGAAGAAGTAATTTTAATCTGTTTTAACCctctaatttttgtttataaattcatGTCATATTTATTCTGCTCTCATTTACTACATTTATCTTTTTGTAAGAACATCAAATGtgagattgtttttttttttttttgttttaattgcaatataaattttgcacaaaattttaaaatgaataacATAAATAGCTGTACGCACAAAGATTCAGTGTGTTTGTAATGACTgatttaacattaataataCACAGAATTTTATGACTGAAATAGAGAAGAACATGAATGATAGTATGGAACGGTTACGTACATTTCTAAATACAACAGgtaaagaattagaaaatgatGCAGAATTAAGACCTTATTTTGCATTTCCTTTTATGGAAGATCCATATGCAGAACCATTTCTTTCtaacatatttgaaaaaagttgGTCAGATAAACTGACAAACCATTTACAGCTCTTTCtcaaaaattacaaacaacaaGTAAGGTACAAGTtgctacaaaaatataatataaataaaatatgtcatGAAAATATATGCAATTTTAAGAGTTTTAgcaatacaaaatataatgatgaaaattcagacaaattttcttcaagtTATACATCATTATCAGAAGATTCCAAAAAAGATGTGATTGCAAAGAAGgcaattaaaaacaataatgTACCAATCATACCAAATGATAGAAACATTCCAATGTTTTTGGAAGATGATGAATCTGAAGAGCAACCTATTTTTTATGATAGTATAAAGTATAGTCAAAAATCAAAGTGAGAAATGTTTAGTATTCTTCTGATATAATGACAATCTAAATATcatcttcttttattattttttctttttgtagaaGTATACAGACTGTATCAATGAATTCTTCAGGAGAAGAGATATATTCATCACACTTTActaaaaggaataaaaaattgatgcAGTGTACTCAAGAGTTAGCAGTAGCAAAATCTCATTTATGCAGTGTTCATTCCAATTATGAAAAGCTAAAAATCAGATTTCATAAACTGCATGCTGATTATCATAAACTGATGAGCATTGCAAGAGTATTAACAAGTGCCTTAGAGGATTCTGTAAAAGGACAAGTAATTGATTTCCAGGCTATGTTAGAAACTTGTATAAGAATCTTTCCAGATTTgtttaatcaaaatataaaagatagtACACATGTAAGCACTGAGAATTTGATGTGTATATTatcttttgtatattattatattatattttatttgtttatagtGTTCATCAGAATTGTTATTAGCAAAATCTCGTTCTGATATGAAAACTATTGAGTATTCAAACtcaaacaatatatttattcctccaaaattattgaatttcaaaaaaatcaaattacatttaattaatggAAGCATTAAAACAAAACTATTTCTTTTGCAAGCATTGCGAAGGGTaagacaaattaattaattaatatctatttaatataaatacataaacatttttttttagaaaataacatttagTCAACCTGGAGAAAGAGATGAAACGGTGCATGAATATATAAGTAAAGACTTGTTGGGACTTCACAGTCAAATTGCTAGTTATAGGGGCAAATCTATTTTGCCATATCTATTAACGCCACAAAACATTATCATACCACATCCTTTACAACAATCAGTCACGAGATTATTGAATGCATTGGCATCATTTAGATGTGGAAGAGACTATTTATCATTTGATTCTACTGTTGTTGATACGGTATTGTGACActaacaaaattgtaaatatcaaaactttaaaaaagattatagaattaataagataaacgTTTTAGGTATTCAAGTGCATGAATAGTATTTctgataataatatagatacaTTGACTTGCAATATGATGATTGCaatgttacaaaaattatctttaCGTAAACAACAAAGGATTTATATGATAGAAAATGGATTAATGGAATGGTTGATCCATCACCTACATGATCAATATCGTGTTATGGATTCTTATCGATTGGAATATGCTACGGCtcttttaatgaatttatcgtTGCATCAAACAGCTCAAAGAAGAGTGTCAACAATGGCGCCTTTACTTATGTCAACATTAATTGATTTGCTCTTAATGGATCATGAATCGGTATAATATATGTGTcgtgtttcatattttctaaaattacgaattatgaTACGCattatgcatatacatatatacatgtatttatgatgtatatttaaatcagGCATTACCATATATCAATGGAGccttaaataatttcttggcGAATCACGTATTCAACGAGGAAGCAAAACGAATTAAATTCTCATctataatagaacaatacagtaaatataaaactgGCGAGATaaggtaaaatatttttttatgagaTATAAGTTAgattatatcaaataaaatatttaaataagatGGGAAAAACAGGAAACACTTGGATCATATTCTAAAGATACATAGAGGtgaaattactattaaaaCGGAAGACGAGGAAATGGCAGATAATGATAATGTGGgtaatgatttataaaatgtctTATATTTTgctgaaaaaaagaaaaactttcAGGAGGAATTTGATGTATTGGAAAGTCAATTGGACGAAAATGATCCGGTAAAGAATAATTACGGAGAATTGTGTGGAGAATCGTTATTAGAGTCATGTTATACAATTTTACCAAAGACAATTCAAGAAAAGGAAACAATATCCGACGAATTATCATTTCCGCAatttaaaacagaaacaatAGATTCTGCTATGCAgaataatcaaattaaaaatttatcttctGAACACGAATCAATACAACATGAAGAAATTTTACCAAGGTATTGTTATAGCATGTCGaccttaatttcattaatatgtaaaactaataaaattaaataaaaagatagttTTAttgataaagtaaaaatatatacttttatgaaaattataaacttcttttatacatttcaAGAAAATTGGTAAATAGCAAGCCTAACGtgaaaactaaaaataatattgtaatactacaaaattctattaaaaagacAATCTCGTATCCTAAACCACAGCCACGTGTAGTCGAATTAAAATCTTCTCCGACAAAGGTATTTAACGAGAAATTAactatcaaattaaaatttaaaatttatatttataacgtttttaAGGATCGGCAAATTTTTAAAGTGCAAGTGGCGAACGAAAGGTGGAACTCGAAGAATGATAAGACTTTCGtaaaagaaattcataatGAAAGTGCTATGTATCTTTATGAAAATCATACTTCGaagtttgttatatttttttaggataaagatataatataacgagACGTTTAATTGAACTTTTTTACAGGGAAAGCAGCAAAACGACACTAGCATCCTCGATGCTCCTAGGAATCGGAAGCGAAGCTGAATCAACAGgtaggaattttatttaaaatgatcTTTCGACCGATTTCActttattggaaaaaattaggaaaagaatatttaatgcGTAACAaccatttataaatttctaaacgtCCACTGATTTTACCACGTTTGACAGGATTTACTGTAAGCACTATCTAGTGAAAGCTTTATAACTTTCTCTTAAACATGTACTTGGTCATGATTTCGAAAAAATTGGAGCGACCATATGAAAGCAATAAAATCTAAGATGAATCATATCATCGAAcgtattctataaaataacgtGAATCtaaaagttataattttattatcgcttttatattttttcagtaATGGAGAAACTCAGCAGCATAGCGTCATTGTGAGTCGAAATTCTAATGTGATACAAACGCACTGTATGATTTTAAACTTAGTTATGCAccattgtaaatttttatattaagatTTTAACCTTTTTATACGCCAcaaattattgaataaatttcatattttatttaccgtTATCAAGctttttctttagaaaatatcgataatcaTACGAAATTGGAACTTTCTTTATAGGAATACCGAAGATAGCAATAGGATTGCCAACGATAAGGTTTCATGGACGCAAGAGACAAAATCCGATACAGAGGAAGCATTTTTAGCTAAGCCAAAGCTTCCACGAACTCCGCCATAATTAAAACCAGATCtcaagaatataataaaaagagatgAATATTATACTCCCttcatttatacaataattttattttaaacaacaaacataaacagtatttaattaaaattaaatatttcatataataaatatgtacaaaacataACATAACATACTTCCCTCACGCTTGTCTAACGTATCAATAATAACCGGGATATGGACTAGCATGCCCTGGTATGTAGCTATTGCTCCGATATCTTCTCAGTGGTGGACTATCTGCATAACTGTTACCACTGGAACTACCATGTAAGCCAGACATCGATGAATAACCAATCGGTGAACTGCTATGATATGAATTCATGAAGCTGGGTTTACTCTTATAACTTCCAATAATCTTATTAAGGTACGAAGGTCCGCCAAGATAAGATTGGCTAACATAACTGCTCGGTCTACCTTCTTTAATCGCGGCCAGTTTTCCACTGCCTTTACCATAACTACTGAGCAAGTAATCAACGTCTTGCTCCTTCGAAAGGTAGTTCAAACCTGCACTGGAGGTATAATCACCCAAATGCTTATTATACTTGCCGAATTTTCCTGATCCATAAGCACCAGCGCTTCCTCGAACGTTGCCGAATGGACTGCTTTGGCCAGAGTTGGCCAAAAACATAGAAGAAGTATAATCACGTCCCATATTCCCGTGATTTCCTCGCACGTAGCGAGTATCAGGATTCATGGAGTAGATGTCGGTCATGAACTTGTTACTTCCTCCaaaagtattttctttatGCTTTCCGTACGAATAATCGGTACTAGGGCTGTTGAAGAGATTAGAAACTTCTCTGTTGTAAGCTGGGTCAGCACTGTCTATGAATCCTGTATTTTGAGATGTGTGACTCCTAAAAGAATCTCCAGAATAATCTCCTCTAAACGAAGAAGCCTCTGAAGTCTCTGGATAGCTTCCTGTATTAGTAGCACCGGATATGTTATCAGAAAATCTCATATAAGAAGGATTCTTGTGTTTGTTAGCGGAGAATTGATTGAAATCCGACCCAGCTTGATCGCTGCCTTGCGTGTAAGCCTCGAAACCCGAATCAgcattgttgttgttattattataactgTCAAAACTGGATTGTGCAGCGTTGTTAGGGAAATAAGAGCTCGACGCAAGATTATCGTGAGTGGTAGCAGTAGTATAAGTAGTAGAGAAACCAGTATTATGGGAACTGGGTGAAAATCCGTTGTAAGAGCTGCTCCTTAAACTTTCATCGAGGTTTCCTTGGCTCCTGCTGTTGGTCAACGAGTGTCCAGTATTTCCTCCACCGTAAAAGTCCATGTTTTCTCTATGACCTTCTTTCCCAGGTATGTAGGCACCGTTGATAATATTGCTGTTATACTCGAAACCATTGTTCTCCCCGCTGATAGAATAGCCTGTAataaatttgtgaaataaaatgaaaaaattattttaaaaattttcagtagaaaaattttatattaaaaagaattttagcAAAATTGCAATAACAGTTAAAAAAGGAGAACAATAttacttcgaatattttaattgccatatttaaaatattaatatttaaataatttaaatataattggaatattatttgttactaATAGTTtgctaatataaaaaatgtattacagtcacaagaaaatttgttcgaaAGAATGTCGTATTTTAAAAGGCATAAGAAATACGTACTGTTAACCGATGCCGGTGGTTCCGCGTGGGTCAGCAGGATGCAACCGAGGACTACTGCACTCTAAAAGTGGAACAATTTCACCATAAATTAATACTCATCCTCCAACGGCCAACAATCTTCTACTTAAAGCATAAACACTAACAAACATCTCTACCAATAAATAGTTAGATATACAGTTACAAAGTTAATCTAAAAAGTTAATCAACCATTTCAcctgttataaaaattcaagtttTGAACAAAACTCGGAAGAGTAATATTACGATTTCGATTATggcattaaaaatttcattgaattggattcaaaatgaaatttcgcgatttcacagatattattttacaacttATTCAGTACTCACGAGCGAAATGAAATTCGCCATGacaaaagaagagaagaagtcCAAAAAGGTTTCAACTACGTTAACTGGTGACTGAATCTCTTAGGACAAATTGAAACTACACACATACTGACACGCGAATCGATTCCTTACCGTTTTATACTCCTAGGAATCCCTCCTCGTTCACAAAAAGGTAAAAGCGATCTTGATGTGCACATACTGATAGGACATTGGTTGGTATCCGACCATACAGAGCAGGGAGAAAGAGTCAACCTGATTTAACTCTTCACTTTTACGGGGAAAGCAATGGGTCAGCCCGCGCGCAACTAACTATTCAGTGAACTATGAGGAGCATGACCTACCTAACGTAATTAGactttttaatacatatagAAAAGTCTCCCTTTCCCCAAACATCAGCTTGGTTACTCAAAATATAGTAATGACTCTGGCTCTTTTTACAAGGTATGTCATTGGGATGAGTCTTAgtaattatagattatatgtGAATGTatgcagagagagagagagagagagagagagagagagagagagagaaatacaGTAAGTTAAAATAGATTAGTTTTAGATTTGCTGTATGTATCTATCTTTTTACTTCCCgctcttaaatatttatgtttttaagCATTCTTGTGAACGAATTCGTTTTTAagagtaaattttattacaattattgatattaatcaTCTTCAAAATACAGTAAGATAGAATAACTTCATATTTGACATCTGTTTTTAATCGAGTTTTTGCTTTCAAGTATTTCTTTAAACCAAAGTTCTTTCAGAagtgaattttattacaattattgatattaatcatttttaatatattataataatatgtaattttcctGGAAATGTAAAAACAAGATGTTCATCTTAATATCTCTTCCATAGAGTgtaaaaaggtaaaaatttactaaaaaaacgtataaataCCTTCTCTATATATAAGTGATCACataaagaatagaatttaattagaGATACTATTAATAGATTGTTTAGTTTGAATGTAACTATAGTTTTCGTGTCTTCTCAACAGTCAGCTTAATCGACAGGCTTCGACGCAGCCAGTGTATTGCGAGCTTTCGTAAAAATGTAGCCCCGATTTCTATGCATTATCATTGCCAAGGTTAACAGACATTTGTTACGGTAGATGGATAACTTTCTTACAGTGAGAAACGAAACCGCGTTACGTCTTCTTTTGAATTACAAATACCATAATTTCCACTACAATGTTACTCATTACAGGTCCAATTACCACGTAAAATGTGTACTATTTATCCTGTAACTCTTTTTTCGGAATTTTGAATTCGGCGCTCTCATATTAACTATTCAATATTGtcctattattaattatgatttaattaaatgtgcatatttgaattaatatttaattgggttataatctaaatataatattataattatttttttcgtaAACATACCGAGACATAAATAAGATAGTGCTTAGTAAATAAATtgcggatatttattttatagatgtCCAAACCATAATGATTTCtacaacatttaataaatgaaacaattttctaccgaagctctaatattacaattatattctcaaattaatgaatttgtataaaaatccgtagtctattaataaataagaatatgaTTTCAGTGTTGTTCACGGCTAGAGGGTTAACGAACATAGATGAAGTTGAATAACGATTACATAAAGTTATTGGTAAGTAGTCGAGTTGTTCACACGCAATGTTTATAGGAGCAAGATGGAAGAAGATCTACTGAAAAACGGACGTGCCTGTATTTCAAAACATAGTCATAGATAATGATGCTCAGGAATACTTATCTTTCTCCAGGCATCAAATTCGTAAACATCAGAAAGAACGTTTTGCTCGGTTTACATCCGCATAAAATGCACGAGTATCTTGAATACCAATCGCCTTTCgtacgaaagaaagtttcatgAAGTTCCCTTCAAAGATCATAGTAAGTCCAATTCGATAATATCAATctgtaattgtattttatttaaacaacattattataatacaatagttaacctcaatattaatatttgaccATAAAAAGTgcgtaaattaatatttaaatgccttaaggaaaaaattaatgtaattgtaCGTATTTTCTTAA is a window of Bombus pascuorum chromosome 14, iyBomPasc1.1, whole genome shotgun sequence DNA encoding:
- the LOC132913908 gene encoding THO complex subunit 7 homolog, with the translated sequence MGDEEVIRRRLLIDGDGIGDDRRINMLLKSFIKWANSPEVDNTLHERMLSQLAQCEFAQRKSRLVSNMSQEELKSYEQLSKEIEIQIEEAKRDIEKTKAELQDAKRVRKNRIEYDVLAKVINEQPDRVETNLKLATLCEELSKLKEKSKQLEHKLEMRRKQFHVLISSIHSLQGMLDECDEEIMDVSLENYEDTDTSTAIKTETS
- the LOC132913907 gene encoding alpha-ketoglutarate-dependent dioxygenase alkB homolog 6, producing MEEHKHIFRENVIPEVPDLAIYIPNFITQEEEDEITKYVNSAPLPKWTQLTHRRLQNWGGIPHPRGMIAEEIPIWLQKYINKVSSCDIFEKNKLPNHVLLNEYLPGQGIMAHSDGPLFHPIVTTISCGSHTLLDFYKRLDSTEQHQPNLEFSFLLERRSLFILQGDLYHNYLHSIAERDTDVVSKSVIKNLSICGDKFSEGEILKRGTRLSLTIRHVPKTSKLKLRIG
- the LOC132913879 gene encoding lisH domain-containing protein ARMC9-like isoform X3, whose translation is MDKNRAINKMDNKELKLVHQFLIDHDFENTADALMVEATIKGFKHLKNDLQTEGEKYENCYEQLMFSYKTGDWKTFFNLWNLIVPEDAKQTKACKILMLHIYVYFAMLPKHMLMLHWYKKKDKTQAAVSDLVTSSNQQDSECEENFMTEIEKNMNDSMERLRTFLNTTGKELENDAELRPYFAFPFMEDPYAEPFLSNIFEKSWSDKLTNHLQLFLKNYKQQSFSNTKYNDENSDKFSSSYTSLSEDSKKDVIAKKAIKNNNVPIIPNDRNIPMFLEDDESEEQPIFYDSIKYSQKSKSIQTVSMNSSGEEIYSSHFTKRNKKLMQCTQELAVAKSHLCSVHSNYEKLKIRFHKLHADYHKLMSIARVLTSALEDSVKGQVIDFQAMLETCIRIFPDLFNQNIKDSTHCSSELLLAKSRSDMKTIEYSNSNNIFIPPKLLNFKKIKLHLINGSIKTKLFLLQALRRKITFSQPGERDETVHEYISKDLLGLHSQIASYRGKSILPYLLTPQNIIIPHPLQQSVTRLLNALASFRCGRDYLSFDSTVVDTVFKCMNSISDNNIDTLTCNMMIAMLQKLSLRKQQRIYMIENGLMEWLIHHLHDQYRVMDSYRLEYATALLMNLSLHQTAQRRVSTMAPLLMSTLIDLLLMDHESALPYINGALNNFLANHVFNEEAKRIKFSSIIEQYSKYKTGEIRKHLDHILKIHRGEITIKTEDEEMADNDNEEFDVLESQLDENDPVKNNYGELCGESLLESCYTILPKTIQEKETISDELSFPQFKTETIDSAMQNNQIKNLSSEHESIQHEEILPRESSKTTLASSMLLGIGSEAESTVMEKLSSIASLNTEDSNRIANDKVSWTQETKSDTEEAFLAKPKLPRTPP
- the LOC132913879 gene encoding lisH domain-containing protein ARMC9-like isoform X1; its protein translation is MDKNRAINKMDNKELKLVHQFLIDHDFENTADALMVEATIKGFKHLKNDLQTEGEKYENCYEQLMFSYKTGDWKTFFNLWNLIVPEDAKQTKACKILMLHIYVYFAMLPKHMLMLHWYKKKDKTQAAVSDLVTSSNQQDSECEENFMTEIEKNMNDSMERLRTFLNTTGKELENDAELRPYFAFPFMEDPYAEPFLSNIFEKSWSDKLTNHLQLFLKNYKQQSFSNTKYNDENSDKFSSSYTSLSEDSKKDVIAKKAIKNNNVPIIPNDRNIPMFLEDDESEEQPIFYDSIKYSQKSKSIQTVSMNSSGEEIYSSHFTKRNKKLMQCTQELAVAKSHLCSVHSNYEKLKIRFHKLHADYHKLMSIARVLTSALEDSVKGQVIDFQAMLETCIRIFPDLFNQNIKDSTHCSSELLLAKSRSDMKTIEYSNSNNIFIPPKLLNFKKIKLHLINGSIKTKLFLLQALRRKITFSQPGERDETVHEYISKDLLGLHSQIASYRGKSILPYLLTPQNIIIPHPLQQSVTRLLNALASFRCGRDYLSFDSTVVDTVFKCMNSISDNNIDTLTCNMMIAMLQKLSLRKQQRIYMIENGLMEWLIHHLHDQYRVMDSYRLEYATALLMNLSLHQTAQRRVSTMAPLLMSTLIDLLLMDHESALPYINGALNNFLANHVFNEEAKRIKFSSIIEQYSKYKTGEIRKHLDHILKIHRGEITIKTEDEEMADNDNEEFDVLESQLDENDPVKNNYGELCGESLLESCYTILPKTIQEKETISDELSFPQFKTETIDSAMQNNQIKNLSSEHESIQHEEILPRKLVNSKPNVKTKNNIVILQNSIKKTISYPKPQPRVVELKSSPTKVFNEKLTIKLKFKIYIYNVFKDRQIFKVQVANERWNSKNDKTFVKEIHNESAMYLYENHTSKESSKTTLASSMLLGIGSEAESTVMEKLSSIASLNTEDSNRIANDKVSWTQETKSDTEEAFLAKPKLPRTPP
- the LOC132913879 gene encoding lisH domain-containing protein ARMC9-like isoform X2, producing MVEATIKGFKHLKNDLQTEGEKYENCYEQLMFSYKTGDWKTFFNLWNLIVPEDAKQTKACKILMLHIYVYFAMLPKHMLMLHWYKKKDKTQAAVSDLVTSSNQQDSECEENFMTEIEKNMNDSMERLRTFLNTTGKELENDAELRPYFAFPFMEDPYAEPFLSNIFEKSWSDKLTNHLQLFLKNYKQQSFSNTKYNDENSDKFSSSYTSLSEDSKKDVIAKKAIKNNNVPIIPNDRNIPMFLEDDESEEQPIFYDSIKYSQKSKSIQTVSMNSSGEEIYSSHFTKRNKKLMQCTQELAVAKSHLCSVHSNYEKLKIRFHKLHADYHKLMSIARVLTSALEDSVKGQVIDFQAMLETCIRIFPDLFNQNIKDSTHCSSELLLAKSRSDMKTIEYSNSNNIFIPPKLLNFKKIKLHLINGSIKTKLFLLQALRRKITFSQPGERDETVHEYISKDLLGLHSQIASYRGKSILPYLLTPQNIIIPHPLQQSVTRLLNALASFRCGRDYLSFDSTVVDTVFKCMNSISDNNIDTLTCNMMIAMLQKLSLRKQQRIYMIENGLMEWLIHHLHDQYRVMDSYRLEYATALLMNLSLHQTAQRRVSTMAPLLMSTLIDLLLMDHESALPYINGALNNFLANHVFNEEAKRIKFSSIIEQYSKYKTGEIRKHLDHILKIHRGEITIKTEDEEMADNDNEEFDVLESQLDENDPVKNNYGELCGESLLESCYTILPKTIQEKETISDELSFPQFKTETIDSAMQNNQIKNLSSEHESIQHEEILPRKLVNSKPNVKTKNNIVILQNSIKKTISYPKPQPRVVELKSSPTKVFNEKLTIKLKFKIYIYNVFKDRQIFKVQVANERWNSKNDKTFVKEIHNESAMYLYENHTSKESSKTTLASSMLLGIGSEAESTVMEKLSSIASLNTEDSNRIANDKVSWTQETKSDTEEAFLAKPKLPRTPP